GGACAACGCCACGCCGTCGGGCAACGCCATGGCGGCGACGGTGTTGGCGCAGCTTGCCGCGCTGACGGGCGACGCCCGATACGCCGATGCGGTGGCGCAGGCGCTGCCGCTCGTGGGGCGATTTGCCGGCGAGCATGCCACCGGGTTCGGACAGTGGCTGTGCGCGGCCGATTTCACGCTCGCGGGCGCGCACGAGGTGGCGATCGTGGGCGACCTCGAGGATCCCGGCACGCGCGGGCTGATCGACGCCGCCTTCGCCACCTACCGACCGCGCCAGGTGGTCGCGGCGGCGGCGCCTTCCGAGTCGACCGCGGTGCCGCTATTGGCCGGTCGGTCGGCGGTCAATGGGGCGGCGACCGCCTATGTGTGCCGCAACTTCGCCTGCGAGTTGCCGGTCACGGATGCCGCCGGCCTCACGGCGCAACTGGCCGGATAGCGCCGGGTCGGTAGGATGGGGCAAATGCGAAGTCGGGAGCTGCGATGGACGTCCTGCGAATAACGCCGCGGGGATTCTGCCATGGCGTCGTGGACGCCATCCGCCTGGCGCAAGAGGCCGGTCAAACGCACGAAGGCCCCGTGTACATGCTGGGCTATCTGGTGCACAACGCCCACGTGGTGCAGGAGCTGGCCCAGTACAACGTGAAGCTCATCGATCTTGACGATCGGTTTGCGGGGCTGGAGAAGATCGAAAGCGGCACCGTGATCCTCACGGCGCACGGCGTATCGCCGGCGGTGAAATCCCGGGCGATGGACCGCGGGTTGACGGTGATCGACGCCACCTGCTCCGACGTCTATGTGACGCACGACCTGATCATCGACCTGGTCGACAAGGGCTACCAGATCATCTACGTGGGCAAGCCGGGCCACCCCGAGCCGGAAGGCGCAATCGGCGAAGCGCCCGACCATGTGCATCTGGTCTCGTCGACGGACGACGTGGCCAAGCTCGATCTCGGTGCGGAGCACATCGCCGTGACGACGCAAACCACGCTGAGCGTGTGGGACACCGAGGACATCATCTCCAGCATTTTGGACAAATACCCCGACGCCGAGGTGCACAACGACATTTGCCTGGCTACCCAGGATCGCCAGGAAGCGGCCGTTGCCGCGGCCGACGAATGCGATCTGGTGCTGGTCGTGGGAAGCGAGCGCAGCTCCAACTCACGGCGCCTGGTCGAGGTGGTGCGTGACATCAAGGGCAAGCCGGCGTATCTGGTGGACACCGTCGCGGAGATCGATCTGCAGTGGTTCGTGGATACGAAGCGCGTGGGGATTACCGCCGGAGCTTCAACGCCGGCGCGGGTGACCCGCGAGGTGATCGAGTTCGTGGAGGCCTACGAGCCGGCGATCTCGGCCCCCAACGGGGGAACCGAGCAGGACTAGAGCCGCTCGGACGAACCGGTTTGCCCGGCTTCCGCGTTGAGGTCGTCGACGACAAATGGCAGCAGCGGCACACCCAGTTCGCGCGACTCGTCGAAGCGCTCCCACTCGATCTCGCCGGGCACGTAGATGCGCGACGTACCTTCCACGCGAGCACAGTCGTGGAACAGCGCGATCTGCTGATCGACGAGGGCGGTGAACGCATCGGGCGGCATGAAGGCCGCGACGTCGATGGCGTGAAACCAGTGGCCGGTGTCGCCCTGGCTCCCATCGGGCTGCGGACGCCCCACCTTGGGACCAAAGCTGGCGCCGGCGAGCACGCCGGCCAAAAGGTCGACCACTTGCGCCAGACCGATGCCTTTGGGCCCGCCGATGGAGACGCCGGAGCCTTCGGCGAGATCGGCGGGATCCCGGCTCGGCTGGCCGTGGCGGTCCAAGATCCAGCCCTCGGGCACCGTCTGCCCCAAGCGTTCGGCAATCGCCACGCGCGAGTTGGCCGAGACGGACATGGCCATGTCCAGCACGATGGGGCGCTCCCGAGCCGCGGGAATGGCGAAGGCGATGGGGTTGTTGCCGACCATTCGCTTCCGCCCGCCAAAGGGGAACATCGTGGGCCCGGCGTTGGTGGCGGCAAACCCGATCATCCGGTGCGGCAGCGCCATCATGGCGAAGTGGGCCGCCGCGCCGAAGTGGTTGCTCCCCCTGGTGAACCCGGTGGCCGCCCCACTGGCGCCGGCTTTCCGAATGACTGCCTGCATGGTGAAGTGGCCCGCAACCGCACCTGGGGCGCGATCACCGTCCACGTGAACCGTCGCAGGCGTCTCGCTGACGATTCGTGGCTGCGCGGTCACGTTGGTCGATCCGCGCCGGATCTCCTTGCAGTACTTCGGCAGCATCACGTGGCCATGGGTCCGGACGCCGCGCATGTCGGCGGCAATGAGGTTATCGGCCAGGATGCCGGCGTCGTCGGCGCTCAGGCCGACACTTCGCAGAAGCGCGAGATCGAAGCGGCGGAGGTCCGCTTCGGGGATGCGGACATATTCATCGGGCGACATGATGTGGCCGATTCGGGGAATGCGGAATGCCTCAGAATCGTACGCCAAGCATGGATCGGCGAAGGCCCGGAGCGCGCGGCGCGTGCGATCTCGGTCGTGTCGGCCGGTGCGCCGCGGGCGACGCCGGTCCGGGTTGCTACGATCGTCGCCGCCGGTCCGACTGGAACAATGCCATGCCCGCGCTCGACGATGCCGCCATGGAAGCCGTGGTCCAGGCGCTTTACGCGCATCCGAACCGCCGCCACGCGGTTCCGGTTGATTCCGAGGACGCCGTGGGAAGTCTGCGGCTAGGCCTAGAGGCGACGGTCACGCGGCTGCACGGAAGCGACGCCATGTGGGGTCGAGGCGTTCGGATCGAAGTCGAACGCGACGATGACGGCATACCGCATCGGGCATGGCTCTGGCGCGGACTGGTCGGTGGACAGCGACCGATGCGGGACGGTTTCAGCAGCGAGCCGCGACGCGTCCGCGCCTAGCCTGCCGCCGCTACACAACTTCCTACCTCGCCCACCCATCCGAACCTAGGACCTGTCAATCCACCACACACTTCCCGTCATCCTCCTACACCCCATTTGGGAGGACAGTGCCGTCTTCCGCGGCAGTCCCGTAATCCATAACCTGCTCGACCGATTGCTTCGGGCACCCTGGCCCCACCACATCCACAAAGTCCCCGGCGGATCGTGAAGTGAAGCTCGCGCGCGGCAGCAGGCTCAGCAGGAGCCCCAAACTCACGAGGGCGAGAACCGCGGAGGCTAATCGGAACCGCAGGTTAACTTTCCGACTCCCGCGTCGCC
This sequence is a window from Chloroflexota bacterium. Protein-coding genes within it:
- a CDS encoding 4-hydroxy-3-methylbut-2-enyl diphosphate reductase, whose amino-acid sequence is MDVLRITPRGFCHGVVDAIRLAQEAGQTHEGPVYMLGYLVHNAHVVQELAQYNVKLIDLDDRFAGLEKIESGTVILTAHGVSPAVKSRAMDRGLTVIDATCSDVYVTHDLIIDLVDKGYQIIYVGKPGHPEPEGAIGEAPDHVHLVSSTDDVAKLDLGAEHIAVTTQTTLSVWDTEDIISSILDKYPDAEVHNDICLATQDRQEAAVAAADECDLVLVVGSERSSNSRRLVEVVRDIKGKPAYLVDTVAEIDLQWFVDTKRVGITAGASTPARVTREVIEFVEAYEPAISAPNGGTEQD
- a CDS encoding Ldh family oxidoreductase is translated as MAYDSEAFRIPRIGHIMSPDEYVRIPEADLRRFDLALLRSVGLSADDAGILADNLIAADMRGVRTHGHVMLPKYCKEIRRGSTNVTAQPRIVSETPATVHVDGDRAPGAVAGHFTMQAVIRKAGASGAATGFTRGSNHFGAAAHFAMMALPHRMIGFAATNAGPTMFPFGGRKRMVGNNPIAFAIPAARERPIVLDMAMSVSANSRVAIAERLGQTVPEGWILDRHGQPSRDPADLAEGSGVSIGGPKGIGLAQVVDLLAGVLAGASFGPKVGRPQPDGSQGDTGHWFHAIDVAAFMPPDAFTALVDQQIALFHDCARVEGTSRIYVPGEIEWERFDESRELGVPLLPFVVDDLNAEAGQTGSSERL